The proteins below are encoded in one region of Corynebacterium sphenisci DSM 44792:
- the uvrA gene encoding excinuclease ABC subunit UvrA, protein MAERLIVRGAREHNLAGVDIDLPRDRFIVFTGLSGSGKSSLAFDTIFAEGQRRYVESLSSYARMFLGQMQKPEVELIEGLSPAVSIDQKSTNRNPRSTVGTITEVHDYLRLLYARTGTPHCPVCGEVIRSQTPQQIVDQVLALPEGTRFQVLAPVVRTRKGEFVDLFEELAAAGYARVVVDGAAHRLSNPPKLEKQIKHDIDVVVDRLQAKPAQRRRLTDSVETALRLADGVVVLDCVDLDDADPNRRMRFSEKMACANGHRLGIDELEPRSFSFNSPYGACPACDGLGTRLEVDPELVVPDPTLPAVAAIAPWTSTHNSRYFARLIEALGAETGFDPATPFAELPKKHREALMHGSKTRVHVKYKNRFGRQRSYNAPFEGVMPYLHRKLDWAESDSQKERVRGYMREVPCPTCRGARLKPEVLAVTLSGGERGELSIAELSELSVAEASAFLDDLRLGRREELIAGRVLREVQARLRFLLDVGLDYLSLARSAGTLSGGEAQRIRLATQIGSGLAGVLYVLDEPSIGLHQRDNHRLIETLKKLRDLGNTLIVVEHDEDTIRAADWLVDIGPGAGEYGGRIVYQGEPGGVLEQEDSLTGAYLSGRRVLAVPERRRPVDFDRMITVVGARENNLREVTASFPLGVLTCVTGVSGSGKSTLVNEILAKVMGNELNGARLVPGRHTRVEGLDQLDKLVQVDQSPIGRTPRSNPATYTGVFDKIRALFAETQEAKVRGYKAGRFSFNVKGGRCEACKGDGTIKIEMNFLPDVYVPCEVCGGARYNRETLEVAYKGRNIAQVLDMPISEAAEFFAPIQSIARYLDTLVDVGLGYVRLGQSATTLSGGEAQRVKLASELQKRSRGRTAYILDEPTTGLHFEDVRKLMLVLQGLVDKGNTVIVIEHNLDVIKAADWILDLGPEGGAGGGRVVVEGTPEDVAGCAGSHTGAYLKGMLPGAAGD, encoded by the coding sequence TTGGCTGAACGCCTCATCGTCCGCGGCGCCCGGGAGCACAACCTCGCCGGCGTCGACATCGATCTGCCCCGCGACAGGTTCATCGTCTTCACGGGCTTGTCCGGCTCCGGCAAGTCCTCCCTGGCCTTCGACACCATCTTCGCCGAGGGCCAGCGCCGCTACGTCGAATCGCTGTCCTCCTACGCCCGGATGTTCCTCGGCCAGATGCAGAAGCCCGAGGTGGAGCTCATCGAGGGGCTCTCCCCGGCGGTGTCCATCGACCAGAAGTCCACCAACCGCAACCCCCGGTCCACGGTGGGCACGATCACCGAGGTGCACGACTACCTGCGGCTGCTCTACGCCCGCACCGGCACCCCGCACTGCCCGGTGTGCGGGGAGGTGATCCGCTCGCAGACCCCGCAGCAGATCGTGGACCAGGTGCTCGCCCTGCCCGAGGGCACCCGCTTCCAGGTGCTCGCCCCGGTGGTGCGCACCCGCAAGGGCGAGTTCGTGGACCTCTTCGAGGAGCTCGCCGCCGCCGGCTACGCCCGGGTGGTGGTCGACGGGGCGGCGCACCGGCTGTCGAACCCGCCGAAGCTGGAGAAGCAGATCAAGCACGACATCGACGTGGTGGTGGACCGGCTGCAGGCCAAGCCCGCCCAGCGCCGCCGGCTCACCGACTCGGTGGAGACCGCGCTGCGCCTGGCCGACGGGGTGGTGGTGCTCGACTGCGTGGACCTCGACGACGCGGACCCGAACCGGCGGATGCGCTTCTCGGAGAAGATGGCCTGCGCCAACGGGCACCGGCTGGGCATCGACGAGCTGGAGCCGCGGTCGTTCTCCTTCAACTCCCCCTACGGGGCCTGCCCCGCCTGCGACGGGCTGGGCACCCGCCTGGAGGTGGACCCGGAGCTGGTGGTGCCGGATCCGACGCTGCCCGCGGTCGCCGCGATCGCGCCGTGGACCTCCACGCACAACTCCCGCTACTTCGCCCGGCTCATCGAGGCCCTCGGCGCGGAGACCGGCTTCGACCCGGCCACCCCCTTCGCGGAGCTGCCGAAGAAGCACCGGGAGGCCCTCATGCACGGGTCGAAGACCCGGGTGCACGTGAAGTACAAGAACCGCTTCGGCCGGCAGCGCTCCTACAACGCCCCCTTCGAGGGCGTGATGCCCTACCTGCACCGCAAACTGGACTGGGCGGAGAGCGACTCCCAGAAGGAGCGGGTGCGCGGCTACATGCGCGAGGTGCCCTGCCCGACCTGCCGCGGGGCGCGGCTGAAGCCCGAGGTGCTCGCGGTGACCCTGTCCGGCGGGGAGCGCGGGGAGCTGTCCATCGCGGAGCTGTCCGAGCTCTCCGTGGCGGAGGCCTCCGCCTTCCTCGACGATCTGCGGCTGGGCCGCCGGGAGGAGCTCATCGCCGGCCGGGTGCTGCGCGAGGTGCAGGCCCGGCTGCGCTTCCTGCTCGACGTGGGACTGGACTACCTCTCCCTGGCGCGCTCCGCGGGCACCCTCTCCGGCGGGGAGGCGCAGCGGATCCGGCTGGCCACCCAGATCGGCTCCGGGCTGGCCGGGGTGCTCTACGTCCTCGACGAGCCCTCCATCGGGCTGCACCAGCGGGACAACCACCGGCTCATCGAGACCCTGAAGAAGCTTCGCGATCTGGGCAACACCCTGATCGTGGTGGAGCATGACGAGGACACCATCCGGGCCGCGGACTGGCTGGTGGACATCGGACCCGGCGCCGGGGAGTACGGCGGCCGGATCGTCTACCAGGGCGAACCCGGCGGGGTGCTGGAGCAGGAGGATTCGCTCACCGGGGCCTACCTCTCCGGCCGGCGGGTGCTCGCGGTGCCGGAGCGGCGCCGCCCGGTGGACTTCGACCGGATGATCACCGTCGTCGGCGCCCGGGAGAACAACCTGCGCGAGGTCACCGCCTCCTTCCCGCTGGGCGTGCTCACCTGCGTCACCGGGGTCTCCGGATCCGGCAAATCCACCCTGGTCAACGAGATCCTGGCGAAGGTGATGGGCAATGAGCTCAACGGCGCCCGGCTGGTGCCCGGCCGGCACACCCGGGTGGAGGGCCTGGACCAGCTGGACAAGCTGGTGCAGGTGGACCAGTCGCCGATCGGGCGCACCCCCCGGTCCAACCCGGCGACCTACACCGGGGTATTCGACAAGATCCGGGCGCTGTTCGCGGAGACCCAGGAGGCGAAGGTGCGCGGCTACAAGGCCGGGCGGTTCAGCTTCAACGTCAAGGGCGGCCGCTGCGAGGCGTGCAAGGGCGACGGCACCATCAAGATCGAGATGAACTTCCTGCCCGACGTGTACGTGCCCTGCGAGGTCTGCGGCGGGGCCCGGTACAACCGGGAGACCCTGGAGGTGGCCTACAAGGGCCGGAACATCGCCCAGGTGCTGGACATGCCGATTTCGGAGGCGGCGGAGTTCTTCGCCCCGATCCAGTCCATCGCCCGCTACCTGGACACCCTGGTGGACGTGGGCCTGGGCTACGTGCGGCTGGGTCAGTCCGCGACCACGCTCTCCGGCGGGGAGGCGCAGCGGGTGAAGCTCGCCTCGGAGCTGCAGAAGCGCTCCCGGGGCCGCACCGCCTACATCCTCGACGAGCCGACCACCGGCCTGCACTTCGAGGACGTGCGCAAGCTGATGCTGGTGCTGCAGGGCCTGGTGGACAAGGGCAACACGGTAATCGTGATCGAGCACAACCTCGACGTGATCAAGGCCGCGGACTGGATCCTGGATCTCGGCCCGGAGGGCGGCGCCGGCGGCGGCCGGGTGGTGGTGGAGGGCACCCCGGAGGATGTCGCCGGCTGCGCGGGGAGCCACACCGGGGCCTATCTGAAGGGGATGCTGCCGGGGGCCGCCGGGGACTGA
- a CDS encoding MBL fold metallo-hydrolase, which yields MDQPRITVTEHYDGDPGDREVQLLRLGGVAVYKTAVGPMSNNCYLLAAGGEGLLIDAAAEPGHLLALAEAAGAPIRTVLTTHSHADHVGALAEVLAATGARHVAATLDAPDLPAPVDELLDQGDVLEFGGVDPVVFILRGHTRGGACLALEVPGAEPHLFVGDSLFPGGVGKTESQAAFAQLIDDVAERVFEAYPDAAVVHPGHGADTTVGVERPRLPEWRRRGW from the coding sequence ATGGACCAGCCACGTATCACGGTGACCGAGCACTACGACGGCGACCCGGGCGACCGGGAGGTGCAGCTGCTGCGCCTCGGCGGGGTCGCGGTGTACAAGACCGCGGTGGGGCCGATGTCGAACAACTGCTACCTGCTCGCCGCCGGCGGGGAGGGCCTGCTCATCGACGCGGCCGCGGAGCCGGGCCACCTGCTCGCCCTCGCCGAGGCCGCCGGCGCCCCGATCCGGACCGTGCTGACCACCCATTCGCACGCCGACCACGTCGGGGCGCTCGCCGAGGTGCTCGCCGCCACCGGGGCCCGGCACGTCGCCGCCACCCTGGACGCCCCGGATCTGCCGGCGCCGGTGGACGAACTGCTCGACCAGGGCGATGTGCTGGAGTTCGGCGGGGTGGATCCGGTGGTGTTCATCCTGCGCGGGCACACCCGGGGCGGGGCCTGCCTGGCCCTGGAGGTCCCCGGCGCGGAGCCGCACCTCTTCGTCGGCGATTCGCTCTTCCCCGGCGGGGTCGGCAAAACCGAGTCCCAGGCCGCCTTCGCCCAGCTCATCGACGATGTCGCGGAGCGGGTCTTCGAAGCCTACCCGGATGCGGCGGTGGTGCACCCCGGGCACGGGGCGGACACCACCGTCGGCGTGGAGCGCCCGCGGCTGCCGGAGTGGCGCCGTCGCGGCTGGTGA